The DNA window CGGGCGCAATATAGGCGGATTTACGAACGACACAGTTGGGCACAGCGCGGAAACCGGCCTCTTTCCACTGCGCATCCCCCCAGCCTCTGAACTTGCTGTCGACCTTGTCCCACCAGCCGCCGCCCTGCGGGCCGCCGTCCTGCTGAGCCATGTCCCTGATGCGAAAGCCCAGAAGAACCGCCTTTTTCGCCCACTGATTGACGTGCCACTCGCCACCTTCGCGGGGTTCGGCCACGCGCAGTGCGCCGCCGTCAAGGGCTGCAAGCGTGTCCTCAATAGCGTCACGTGTTTCGCCGGTGGTCGCCGGAGTGATGCTGTCACGTGCCTCCCATGCGGCTTCGATCGCGGCTTCAAGCTGTGCATTGGACATCGGCGTTCTCCGTAATATCAAAAATTCAGTTTTCGGGCCTATACAAGGCCAGCCCGGCCGGCGCAATCGCGAGGTGTCGCCGCGGCAGGCCCGGTTGATTGCACGCGGACCATTGCATCCCGCAGCGCAACGTGGCCCCTTAGGCTGAACCCGCCTGACGGAGAGAGAAATGACCACACGCCGACAAACGCACCCGCTGCGCGACGCCCACACCGACCGCGATGCCGCAAAGGTTGTGCCCGATACGCCGCAGACCCGTGCCTCTGCCTACCGGCTCGCCTTTACCGACGATGATTTCATGTGCCGTGACGAGCTGCGCCCGGTGCGTCTGCAGCTGGAACTGCTCAAGCCCGAGATGCTGCTCGATCAGCACAGTATCACCAGCACCATCGTACTTTTTGGCGGGGCGCGCATCCCGCGGCCGGCGGAGAAAGACAGGGCGCGCACGAAAACGCTCGCCGACCTGTCACATTTTTATGGCGAGGCGCGGGAATTTTCCCGGCTGATGACGATCAAAAGCCAGGAAAGCATGGGCCGGGAAAACGTCATCGTCACCGGGGGCGGGCCCGGCGTCATGGAGGCAGGCAACCGTGGCGCACTGGATGCCGGCGGCCATTCCATCGGCCTGAACATCGTGCTGCCGCATGAACAGGCACCGAATGAATACGTGACGCCGGAACTCTGTTTCAACTTCCACTACTTTGCGATCCGCAAGATGCATTTCCTGATGCGGGCGCGGGCGATCTGCGTTTTCCCCGGCGGGTTCGGGACCATGGACGAGCTTTTCGAGGCGCTGACCCTTATTCAGACCGGACGGATGCAGCGTGTTCCTGTGCTGCTCTTTGGCCAGGCGTTCTGGGAAAGCATTCTGAACTGGGATGCCCTGGCAGATGCGGGAACGATCTCCGAAGAAGACCTCGACCTTTTCCGTTTTGTCGAGAATGCGGCGGACGCGATGCACCTTATCGAGAACTGGGACACGGCCCCCGCCCGCGACAAAATCCCCGGCCGCAGCTGAACAGCGCGCGGTTCAGGCGCAGACACGCATGGCCGTGTCCTGCTCAAGACGGATCAGCCTTGCGAGATCCGGTTGCCGCATCGCGCCGATCACGAGAGTGCGCCCGACCACCATACCGGGCGTGCCGGGAATGCCGAGCGCGCGCCCGAGACTGAGGCTTTCTTCCAGCAACAGCGTTACCTGACCGCTCTGCACATCGCGCAGGAACTGTTTCTCGTTCAGGCCCAGTGTTTCCGCCATAAGCCGCAGGGCCGATGGTCCGGGCGGCAGCGCGCGCTGCATCGTATAGCGGTGCGCCGCTTCCTGCGCGCCCTGAAGCCCGGCCGCGATAACGGCGCGCGCGGCCCGCACAGATGATGGCCCCAGCAAAGGCAGCGGGTGCCAGATCAGCCGGATGCCCGCACCGCTGTCCCGCAGGATCAGAAGGCGGTCTTCCAGATCCCGGCAATTGGGGCAGTTTACATCGCTGAAAACCGCGACCGGCAGGGCCGCATCAGGGACAGGAGGATCGCCGAACAGCGCCGCGCAGGGATCACCGGGCGGCGTTGCTGCGGCAAGCCGGCTGTCGTCACCGAGGCCCGCAAAGATATCGATACCGCCGGTAACAGCGCCTGACGCAAGCCGGCGAAATCCGGGAAATCCATTGAGTGGTTTGAAATCGAAATCATCCGGCCAGCGCCTGAGCACCGGCGGGAGGGCCAGCGCCCCTGCAACCAGAGCGCCAAGGACCAGAAGGCCCCGGCGCTGCATTATTCGCCTGCCAGCCCTGCTTCGGCTTCGATCTGACGGCGGGACTTGCGGGAACGTTCCGTCGCCGATTTCAGCTGCCCGCAGGCGGCCATGATATCCTCGCCACGCGGTGTGCGGATGGGCGAGGCATACCCGGCTTTGTAGATGATATCGGCAAAAGCGCGGATGCGGTTGTTCGACGAGCGCTGGTAAGGCGCGCCGGGCCATTCATTGAACGGGATCAGGTTGATCTTGGCCGGGATCCCGTCGATGAGTTTAATCAGCCGTCGCGCATCCTCGTCGCTGTCATTCACGCCCTGCAGCATCACATATTCAAAGGTAATGCGCTCGGAATTCGAGACTTTGGGATAGGTGCGGAGCGCATCCAGCAGTGTCGCGATGTTCCAGCGCTTGTTGATCGGCACCAGCCGGTCGCGCACCTCGTCCGTGGTCGCGTGAAAACTCACCGCGAGCTGGCAGCCGATTTCGGCCGCTGTCCGCGCGATCTCAGGCACCACACCGGAGGTCGAGAGCGTAATCCGCCGGCGGCTGAGCTGAATGCCTTCGGGGTCCATGGCGATTTTCATCGCGTCACGCACGTTCTCGAAATTGTAAAGCGGCTCGCCCATCCCCATCAGAACGATGTTGCTCAGGAGGCGCGTTTCATCTTTGGGCGCGCCGATCTCGGGCCATTCGTCCAGATCGTCGCGGGCCACCAGCACCTGGCCTATGATTTCGCCCGCTGTGAGGTTGCGCACCAGTTTCTGTGTACCCGTATGGCAGAACGAGCAGGTCAGGGTGCAGCCGACCTGGCTTGAGATACACAGCGTGCCACGGCCTTCTTCGGGGATATAGACAACCTCTACCTCATGCCCGCCGGCGATGCGCACAAGGTATTTCCGCGTGCCATCCGTACTGACATTTCGGGTCACCACTTCCGGCACTTCGATGACGAATTTCTCCTTCATCTCAGCACGATATGCTTTGGAAAGGTTCGTCATCGCATCGAAATCGCGCACACCCCACTGATAGATCCACTGCCAGATCTGACCCACCCGCATTTTCGCCTGTTTCTCTGGTGTGCCCGCGTCAACCAGTGCATCGCGCATCGCATCGCGCGTCAGGCCGACAAGATTGACCGGCCCGTCCGGCAGTTTACGCGGAATGGTATGTACGTCCTGTGTGATCGGCGCATTGGCAGACATTGAGCCGGCTCCCCGGTGGATTGATGGATGCGCCTCTATATAGGTGTTTGTGCGCGGATCAAAAGAAAAAGCCCGCGCACAGGATCAGATGTGGCGCGGGCAATGTAATGAAGGACGGCCGCTGTCAGCCGCTGCAGCGCTTTTCTGCGTCCTCGACGGCGGCGGTAAAGCCCAGCAGAGAAAAGGTGTCTTTGGTCGTGGTCCCGCGGCTGGAAATGCCGGTCACAACCGCATCAGCACCGCGCTTGAGGGCGCTGACCATCTTTTCGTCATCCGACGCACTGGCAGGCCATGCCCATTCGCCTTCGGTAAACATTGAGTATTCGGTGCCTGAGACACTGATCGTCACCTGGCTGCCAGCGCGGAAGGGATACCCTCCGGTGAACGACACCTGACCCGCGACATTGGCACCGGGCTGGTAGGACACCATCAGCAGGATCTGGCCACGGTTCGCAGCGACAACCCGCCCGTCGCGCGTGTTGACGGTATCGGTCGGCACCGAAACGCTCCAGCACTCTTTTGGGTTTTCCTCAACGAAAACGTTCCAGTCGGTCTTTGTTGCGACCCGGTTGCTGCTTTGCTCCTGAGCGGACGCAACACCCGCGATCAGCACCGCCGTCGCAGCTATCCCCAGAAAACCATTAGAAATTTGCATGTTTACAGCCTCCAGCCGTATTGAGCCTCATGTATCCGGCGGGCCTATGGTGCGACCTTTTATTGTGCCGCTGCCTTGAAAGGCGCGCTATTCTTCCCGACAAGGATCACAATAACGCAAACTGAGCACCCGCTTAAAGCCCGATCAGCAGCTTTTCGCCAGAAAGTGAGTGAAATAATGACGCATCCCGTTCCCATGACCGAAATCCGGCGCGGAGAATTCCTTGAAAGCTGGCATTCCGGCCATGCTGTGATCTGTGATGCGGGCGGCGACATCGTGCAGTCCTGGGGCGATCCGTCGCTGGTGGTTCTGCCGCGCAGTTCATCCAAAATGATCCAGGCACTGCCGCTCATCACCTCGGGTGCGGCGGATAAAGCCGGCCTGAGCACGGAACAGCTGGCGCTGGCCTGCGCCTCCCACACAGGGGCCGCAATTCATACTGACAGGGTGCAGACATGGCTGGACACGCTTGGACTTTCCGATGCAGCGCTGCGGTGCGGGCCGCAGGAACCTTCTGATCTGCCGGCACGCGACGGTCTGATCCGCGCAGTGGAGACACCCTGCCGGTATCACAACAACTGCTCGGGCAAACACGCGGGCTTTCTGACCCTGGCGCAGCATCTGGGCGCAGGCCCGGAGTATGTCGAGGCGGATCACCCGGTGCAAAAGGCGGCGCTGGAAGCGTTTGAGCGCGTGACAGGCGAGACTTCTCCCGGCTTTGCCATCGACGGATGCTCGGCACCCAACTTCGCCTCAACACTGCACGGCATGGCCCGCGCAATGGCCCATTATGCAGCCAGTCCCGATGGCAGTGCGGAGAGGCGGTTGCATGAGGCGATGCGCCTGCATCCGGATCTGGTCGCCGGCGAGGGCAATGCCTGCACGCATCTGATGCGCGCCATGGAGGGTCGCGTGGCGATCAAGACCGGGGCAGAGGGATATTACATCGCGATTATCCCTGAGAAAAAGCTCGGTGTCGCGCTCAAGATCGTGGACGGAACGACGCGTGCCTCAGAATGCGCGATAGCGGCAATTCTGGTGAAACTGGGCGTGTTAGAGCCTGATCATCCGGCCACTCGCCTTTATATGAACGCCCCCATCGTGAACCGCGCGGGCCAGCAGACGGGCTGGATCCGGCCGGCCGCCGCGCTGGCCTGATCACATCTCGTGGATTTCGGCGACCTCGACCGATCCGGAGCCGTCTTTCACCATCGGGCAATCTCGCGCCATCCGGACAGCAGACTGAATGCTGTCTGCCATCACGATTGAATATCCTGATACAGGATTCGCGCCGCCATCGTCTGACACGCCCGTGCTGCTGACGGTTTTTGACATGCCCACCGGATTACCCGGATTGACGACGGCATTGCCCATCCCTTCAAACCAGGACCGCCAGTCCGCCATGGTCTTTTCCATGTCCGCGTCGTTTTCGGGTGGTTTTCCCCCGTGATAGGCAAAGATGAATTCCGGCATGTAAGTTCCCTCCTGATGTGGCTTGCGAGGAGTATAGCACACCCGGTGCGGCCGTGGTTCACCCGGTTACGAAGTCATCCCGGCCATATCCCTGCAAATAGAGGAGTGCGGTGAGATCACCGTGGTTGATCCGCAGATCGCATTCGGCGGCCACCACCGGCTTGGCGTGAAGCGCCACACCGGACCCTGCAAGCCCCAGCATCCCCAGATCATTGGCCCCGTCGCCCACAGCGATAACATCGGCCGCGGTGATCTCCAGCCGTGCGGTTATCTCGCGCAGCGCATCAACCTTGGCCTGTTTGCCCAGGATCGGCTCACCGACACCACCGGTCAGATGACCATCGGCAACGAGAAGCGTGTTCGCCCGGTTTTCATCAAACCCCAGGGCGCGGGCCACGGCGCTGGTGAACGCCGTGAACCCGCCCGAGACGAGACCCGCGTATGCACCGTGATGCTTCATCGTTGCCAGAAGTGTCGCCCCGCCGGGCATAAAGGTGATGCGGTCGTCGAGAACGCGCGCAATCACCGCTTCGGGCAA is part of the Roseobacter ponti genome and encodes:
- a CDS encoding TIGR00730 family Rossman fold protein encodes the protein MTTRRQTHPLRDAHTDRDAAKVVPDTPQTRASAYRLAFTDDDFMCRDELRPVRLQLELLKPEMLLDQHSITSTIVLFGGARIPRPAEKDRARTKTLADLSHFYGEAREFSRLMTIKSQESMGRENVIVTGGGPGVMEAGNRGALDAGGHSIGLNIVLPHEQAPNEYVTPELCFNFHYFAIRKMHFLMRARAICVFPGGFGTMDELFEALTLIQTGRMQRVPVLLFGQAFWESILNWDALADAGTISEEDLDLFRFVENAADAMHLIENWDTAPARDKIPGRS
- a CDS encoding DsbA family protein, giving the protein MQRRGLLVLGALVAGALALPPVLRRWPDDFDFKPLNGFPGFRRLASGAVTGGIDIFAGLGDDSRLAAATPPGDPCAALFGDPPVPDAALPVAVFSDVNCPNCRDLEDRLLILRDSGAGIRLIWHPLPLLGPSSVRAARAVIAAGLQGAQEAAHRYTMQRALPPGPSALRLMAETLGLNEKQFLRDVQSGQVTLLLEESLSLGRALGIPGTPGMVVGRTLVIGAMRQPDLARLIRLEQDTAMRVCA
- the rlmN gene encoding 23S rRNA (adenine(2503)-C(2))-methyltransferase RlmN — its product is MSANAPITQDVHTIPRKLPDGPVNLVGLTRDAMRDALVDAGTPEKQAKMRVGQIWQWIYQWGVRDFDAMTNLSKAYRAEMKEKFVIEVPEVVTRNVSTDGTRKYLVRIAGGHEVEVVYIPEEGRGTLCISSQVGCTLTCSFCHTGTQKLVRNLTAGEIIGQVLVARDDLDEWPEIGAPKDETRLLSNIVLMGMGEPLYNFENVRDAMKIAMDPEGIQLSRRRITLSTSGVVPEIARTAAEIGCQLAVSFHATTDEVRDRLVPINKRWNIATLLDALRTYPKVSNSERITFEYVMLQGVNDSDEDARRLIKLIDGIPAKINLIPFNEWPGAPYQRSSNNRIRAFADIIYKAGYASPIRTPRGEDIMAACGQLKSATERSRKSRRQIEAEAGLAGE
- a CDS encoding invasion associated locus B family protein; the encoded protein is MQISNGFLGIAATAVLIAGVASAQEQSSNRVATKTDWNVFVEENPKECWSVSVPTDTVNTRDGRVVAANRGQILLMVSYQPGANVAGQVSFTGGYPFRAGSQVTISVSGTEYSMFTEGEWAWPASASDDEKMVSALKRGADAVVTGISSRGTTTKDTFSLLGFTAAVEDAEKRCSG
- a CDS encoding asparaginase, which codes for MTHPVPMTEIRRGEFLESWHSGHAVICDAGGDIVQSWGDPSLVVLPRSSSKMIQALPLITSGAADKAGLSTEQLALACASHTGAAIHTDRVQTWLDTLGLSDAALRCGPQEPSDLPARDGLIRAVETPCRYHNNCSGKHAGFLTLAQHLGAGPEYVEADHPVQKAALEAFERVTGETSPGFAIDGCSAPNFASTLHGMARAMAHYAASPDGSAERRLHEAMRLHPDLVAGEGNACTHLMRAMEGRVAIKTGAEGYYIAIIPEKKLGVALKIVDGTTRASECAIAAILVKLGVLEPDHPATRLYMNAPIVNRAGQQTGWIRPAAALA
- the serB gene encoding phosphoserine phosphatase SerB; this encodes MYTVTLIGATGADTLEASLVEALRNAWGGGDAIWLAPDEAAEFTVPQMPANRWDVWEDVQKMRVDLAVQKTATRRKKMLLADMDSTMICQECIDELADEAGVGERVKDITARAMNGELDFEEALRERVGLLKGLPEAVIARVLDDRITFMPGGATLLATMKHHGAYAGLVSGGFTAFTSAVARALGFDENRANTLLVADGHLTGGVGEPILGKQAKVDALREITARLEITAADVIAVGDGANDLGMLGLAGSGVALHAKPVVAAECDLRINHGDLTALLYLQGYGRDDFVTG